Proteins encoded together in one Triticum dicoccoides isolate Atlit2015 ecotype Zavitan chromosome 7B, WEW_v2.0, whole genome shotgun sequence window:
- the LOC119338893 gene encoding probable galacturonosyltransferase 9, translating into MAGGRPFRPSAPRRAAFAALLTLLLLASLAFLLSSGPAAASSRSSSASSPPSRLAAIRRHAADHAAVLAAYAAHARKLKEASAAQSLSFSALSSDLFALSSRLASRGPLPEDARRPLEKEARERIKHARLLAADSKEGFDTQSKIQKLSDTVFAVGEQLARSRRAGRMSSRIAAGSTPKSLHCLAMRLLEARLAKPSAFADDPDPSPAFEDPSLYHYAIFSDNVLAVSVVIASATRAAADPSRHVFHVVTAPMYLPAFRVWFARRPPPLGVHVQLIAYSDFLFLNASFSPVFRQIEAGKRDVTLVDYLRFYLPDMFPALQRVVLLEDDVVVQKDLAALWHVDLDGKVNGAVEMCFGGFRRYRKYLNFTQAIVRDRFSPSACAWEYGVNVFDLEAWRRDGCTELFHQYMELNVDGALWDPTSVLPAGLMTFYGNTKPLDKSWHVMGLGYNPSISPEIIRGAAVIHFNGNMKPWLDVAFNQYKALWTKHVDTEMEFLTLCNFGL; encoded by the exons ATGGCCGGCGGCCGCCCGTTCCGGCCGTCCGCGCCTCGCCGCGCCGCGTTCGCCGCCCTGCTGACGCTCCTGCTCCTGGCGTCCCTCGCATTCCTCCTCTcctccggccccgccgccgcctcctcccgctcaTCCTCGGCATCGTCCCCGCCGTCCCGCCTCGCCGCCATCCGCCGCCACGCCGCGGACCACGCGGCCGTCCTTGCCGCCTACGCCGCCCACGCGCGCAAGCTCAAGGAGGCCTCGGCCGCGCAGTCGCTCTCCTTCTCCGCCCTCTCCTCCGACCTCTTCGCGCTCTCCTCCCGCCTCGCCTCCCGCGGCCCCCTCCCGGAGGACGCCCGCAGGCCCCTCGAGAAGGAGGCCCGCGAGCGCATCAAGCacgcccgcctcctcgccgccgactccAAGGAGGGCTTCGACACGCAGTCCAAGATCCAGAAGCTCTCCGACACCGTCTTCGCCGTCGGCGAGCAGCTCGCCCGCTCCCGCCGCGCCGGCCGCATGTCCTCCCGCATCGCCGCTGGCTCCACCCCCAAGTCCCTGCATTGCCTCGCCATGCGCCTCCTCGAGGCCCGCCTCGCCAAGCCCTCCGCCTTCGCCGACGACCCCGACCCGTCCCCCGCGTTCGAGGACCCCTCGCTCTACCACTACGCCATCTTCTCCGACAACGTCCTCGCCGTCTCCGTCGTGATTGCCTCCGCGACGCGCGCCGCCGCTGACCCCTCGCGCCACGTCTTCCACGTGGTCACCGCGCCCATGTACCTGCCTGCATTCCGTGTCTGGTtcgcgcgccgcccgccgccgcttggCGTACACGTCCAGCTCATCGCCTACTCCGACTTCCTGTTCCTGAACGCCTCATTCTCGCCGGTGTTCAGGCAGATTGAGGCCGGCAAGAGGGACGTGACGTTGGTCGATTACCTGAGATTCTACCTGCCGGACATGTTCCCGGCGCTGCAGAGGGTAGTGCTCTTGGAAGATGATGTGGTGGTGCAGAAGGATTTAGCGGCGCTTTGGCATGTCGACTTGGATGGGAAGGTTAATGGCGCCGTGGAGATGTGCTTCGGGGGGTTCAGGAGGTACAGGAAGTATCTCAACTTCACGCAGGCCATAGTACGTGACAGGTTTAGTCCCAGTGCCTGTGCGTGGGAGTATGGGGTCAATGTATTTGATCTCGAGGCATGGCGACGGGATGGCTGCACCGAGCTGTTTCATCAATACATGGAGCTG AATGTGGATGGTGCACTCTGGGATCCGACATCTGTTCTACCAGCAGGGCTGATGACATTCTATGGCAATACCAAGCCACTTGATAAGTCATGGCATGTGATGGGTCTTGGATATAATCCAAGCATCAGCCCTGAGATTATCCGTGGTGCTGCAGTGATACACTTCAATGGAAATATGAAGCCATGGCTTGATGTTGCTTTCAACCAGTACAAGGCTCTGTGGACCAAGCATGTAGACACTGAAATGGAGTTCCTGACACTATGTAACTTTGGTCTCTGA